In one window of Bombus vancouverensis nearcticus chromosome 10, iyBomVanc1_principal, whole genome shotgun sequence DNA:
- the jdp gene encoding dnaJ domain-containing protein isoform X2, which translates to MSVEDAINYKPSEEEDYYALLSCDESSTVEQITAEYKVLALQYHPDKNEGDKEAERKFQQLQHAKEVLCDPEQRSNYDKWRRSGIAISYKQWLGMKDHVHQDAAAESAGSPGHTSKAQPANAHRRASEGGANIYYGARRDLGWDSEASNEVVNKFRNYEI; encoded by the exons ATGAGCGTCGAAGACGCCATCAATTATAAGCCCAGCGAGGAGGAGGATTACTATGCTCTGCTCTCGTGCGACGAGTCCTCGACG GTGGAACAAATCACGGCAGAGTATAAGGTGCTGGCTCTTCAATATCATCCGGACAAGAACGAAGGTGATAAGGAAGCTGAACGGAAATTTCAGCAATTGCAG CACGCGAAAGAGGTTCTCTGTGACCCTGAGCAAAGGAGCAACTATGACAAATGGAGGCGTAGCGGGATCGCCATCAGCTACAAGCAATGGCTTGGAATGAAGGATCACGTGCATCAG GACGCGGCCGCCGAATCTGCTGGTTCCCCTGGTCACACTAGCAAGGCGCAACCGGCGAACGCTCACAGAAGAGCTTCGGAGGGTGGCGCGAACATCTACTACGGTGCACGTCGTGACCTTGGCTGGGACTCGGAGGCGTCTAACGAGGTGGTGAACAAGTTCCGCAACTACGAGATCTAA
- the jdp gene encoding dnaJ domain-containing protein isoform X1, whose translation MSVEDAINYKPSEEEDYYALLSCDESSTVEQITAEYKVLALQYHPDKNEGDKEAERKFQQLQHAKEVLCDPEQRSNYDKWRRSGIAISYKQWLGMKDHVHQSMHWSIPKTKDRMLQDAAAESAGSPGHTSKAQPANAHRRASEGGANIYYGARRDLGWDSEASNEVVNKFRNYEI comes from the exons ATGAGCGTCGAAGACGCCATCAATTATAAGCCCAGCGAGGAGGAGGATTACTATGCTCTGCTCTCGTGCGACGAGTCCTCGACG GTGGAACAAATCACGGCAGAGTATAAGGTGCTGGCTCTTCAATATCATCCGGACAAGAACGAAGGTGATAAGGAAGCTGAACGGAAATTTCAGCAATTGCAG CACGCGAAAGAGGTTCTCTGTGACCCTGAGCAAAGGAGCAACTATGACAAATGGAGGCGTAGCGGGATCGCCATCAGCTACAAGCAATGGCTTGGAATGAAGGATCACGTGCATCAG TCGATGCACTGGAGCATACCGAAGACGAAGGATCGCATGCTGCAGGACGCGGCCGCCGAATCTGCTGGTTCCCCTGGTCACACTAGCAAGGCGCAACCGGCGAACGCTCACAGAAGAGCTTCGGAGGGTGGCGCGAACATCTACTACGGTGCACGTCGTGACCTTGGCTGGGACTCGGAGGCGTCTAACGAGGTGGTGAACAAGTTCCGCAACTACGAGATCTAA